TATAAGTGATAGCATCACCATTCACCGTGAAGGACATTTCAATACAGGAAATTATGCAGTTGAGTTATCAGATAGTGGAAAAATAAAAGAAGAAAGTGGCTATGTGTTACAAGGAAGAATCAGGACATCACGCTATATTGCAGGCAACCCGGATGTGGAAGATTTTGGAGGCATTGGATTAACATTAACAGCCAAATTATCTCAACCATTTCCACAAAATAATGTAATTTTAAGTCGGATAACAGGAAGTAATAAGCAATATTCAAAAAAGCAAGTTTGGCGATCCTATGATGTTTTTGCCCATAAAAGCTGTAATTGGGATGCTGAATTAATTTTCAATTATGATGAAAGTGAGATTTATCATTTGACCACCGATTCCAACCTCATATTGATGAAGTCCTATAACTCGGGCATAAACTGGCAATTAAATGGAGGTACTGTTGACACATTTTACAAAACACTGAGGCTTGATCATGTTAGTAATGTGAATGGATTTTGGGGCATGATTGATTCATCGGGAACGATTGTGCCCGCTGGAATGACTTTAGACAAGAAAATCACGGATTGTAGTTGTCCGGGATCAGCTGATGGACAAATCCAAATTACAGCTGAAGGTGGTTTTAAGCCTTATTCTTATTTATGGTCTGATGGAAATCAAACTGACACTATAGATTCACTTCGTGCAGGAAGCTATTGGATACAGGTAAGCGATACTAATGGATGCTCAATTATTGATACAATTAGTATTGAACAACCCAATACCATTATATCGAATGCTTTCGTAAAAGAAGTAGGTTGTTTTGCTGGCTCAGATGGGAAAATTACGCTTAATCCACAGGGCGGAACTCCCCCTTTTCATGTGAGCTGGTTAATTGGTGATACATCATCTATTTTAAAAAACCTAGATGCAAATACATATATTGTAACAATCACCGATAGCAATAACTGCCTTTCAACTGATTCAATCATAGTAGGAGAACCTGACATCATAAAAATATTTGCTGATATAAAGGATATCAGTTGTTTTGGGAAAAGCAATGGTCGTATTTTTACTATTGTAGTTGGAGGAAAAGCTCCCTATCAATTTTTCTGGACGCATGGCTCCTCTACAGATTCCTTATACAATCTTAAAAAAGGGTTTTACTATCTAAGTATATTTGACTCAAACGCCTGCATAATGACAGATACATTTGAGGTAAAACAGCCAGATAAATTAAAACTTCATTTAGAAGGACATGATGTGAGATGCTATGAGACATATTCAGGCTCAATTACATCAACTGTTTTGGGAGGTACTCCTCCTTATTTATATGAATGGTCAGATAGTAATTCTACAGCAGATCGATTTTTCTTAATGAAAGGATTCTATGCATTAACTATTTATGACTCAAATAATTGCATCGTATCAGACTCAGTTGAAATAAACCAGCCTGATGAACTATTACTTTCACTCATACTTGTTAACGATACCAATAAACGATGTGTAGGGACAGCAGAAGCATTTGTTAGTGGCGGAATTATTCCATATCATTATCAATACGATGATCCAAATTTTCAGGATTCTTCGAAAGCAATTGGATTATGTGCAGGAAAGTATTATTTGCTCATAACTGATTCCAATGGCTGTGAGGTCGATAGTTTGCTTGAGATAATCAATATCACCAATCCTGGATTTGAAGATTTGAAAGCTAAAATAAAAATCTATCCAAATCCTGTTCATGATGTATTATTTATTGAGGCCAAAGAATTGATTACAACAATTGAAATTTACAACTTGAACACGCAACTTATTGAAACAATTCCAGTTTATGCAAAAAAAGCATCGATAAAGCTTCCGGGCTTAACACACGGCAGCTATTTACTTAAAGCAAGTAGTTTAAATGGGGTTTATATGAAATTGATTATTAAAGAGTAGATTAGAATACTTGTTCCTCTCCCAGTTTGATTTTTTCTCCCAAAAAATGAGGTTTTGTGCCCCATATATATAAATCGAGAGTCATTTTAATACGTGCAAATATTTCCCGAAACTTTGTTTTAAAAGAAGAGAATGACTCGACATCCGGAGCATTGAAAGCAATGGCTTGAATGCCTTTTTTTCTGGCAATTAACAAGGCTCTTCTGTTATGGA
Above is a genomic segment from Bacteroidota bacterium containing:
- a CDS encoding T9SS type A sorting domain-containing protein, with the protein product MGRKLAYIIFLLILSLSAFSTDYFVDKYNGNDTFNGLYSSHTSGLNGPKRSIQNAIDSCAVNDNVFISAGLYQEYLTINKQMNLFGSGSVADTNLNTILQSPSSGTGTGLSIVFQGAAPIIFSNIKDLRIQQFQYGAVMASKVRFSNVVVANNSYYGFWNGPNIVLRDMDFFKCEMISNAKAGIYIGHSCDVIAWIVDSCNISDNGLAGIYIFCDNPATSNVIDFLLRNSTLKRNKQKGIYAEKLHNCLFQNLLFDSCGIDTNYNWNAGFDINLKFGSYTNVTVTSCEFTHCGLGGSNQAGCAMIVKARNDGSVYAANPASLSNSKILNNKFRYCKNGLMFGEPQENNIGPTATLIQENKLAYNENYNLITNIQSDIHAHNNSWLTTDGPGIGDTLISNTGDIVTYTWVKNISDQNSKMGFQSDSIVWFNKVSGNLQNAIDVVPPAWTLFIPDSSYHGNYYISNLMKIYPEQFVYISSLHFDKLAYVDLIHSDLYISDSITIHREGHFNTGNYAVELSDSGKIKEESGYVLQGRIRTSRYIAGNPDVEDFGGIGLTLTAKLSQPFPQNNVILSRITGSNKQYSKKQVWRSYDVFAHKSCNWDAELIFNYDESEIYHLTTDSNLILMKSYNSGINWQLNGGTVDTFYKTLRLDHVSNVNGFWGMIDSSGTIVPAGMTLDKKITDCSCPGSADGQIQITAEGGFKPYSYLWSDGNQTDTIDSLRAGSYWIQVSDTNGCSIIDTISIEQPNTIISNAFVKEVGCFAGSDGKITLNPQGGTPPFHVSWLIGDTSSILKNLDANTYIVTITDSNNCLSTDSIIVGEPDIIKIFADIKDISCFGKSNGRIFTIVVGGKAPYQFFWTHGSSTDSLYNLKKGFYYLSIFDSNACIMTDTFEVKQPDKLKLHLEGHDVRCYETYSGSITSTVLGGTPPYLYEWSDSNSTADRFFLMKGFYALTIYDSNNCIVSDSVEINQPDELLLSLILVNDTNKRCVGTAEAFVSGGIIPYHYQYDDPNFQDSSKAIGLCAGKYYLLITDSNGCEVDSLLEIINITNPGFEDLKAKIKIYPNPVHDVLFIEAKELITTIEIYNLNTQLIETIPVYAKKASIKLPGLTHGSYLLKASSLNGVYMKLIIKE